A portion of the Phycodurus eques isolate BA_2022a chromosome 3, UOR_Pequ_1.1, whole genome shotgun sequence genome contains these proteins:
- the cfap251 gene encoding cilia- and flagella-associated protein 251 isoform X1, which yields MAEAQGPEPTPKRYPSDTDKLRLSRESQVYTATRETLFAQETTHSRMHALSLDWVSGVNSSLPVYVLQDHSQLVFLYAGAHVAIVYNHTTNSQHILQGHCSPISCMCVSEDRRWIATADQNEKSTVILWDSYSGIPVHTLFDCHPDGGVIAIGFSGDAKQLVTLGKEREQCVCIWDWTNDSNEALWLTELSPEYGYQNHIIFNPKNSTQLLSSSESQVLFYSTAQRSLQYVPLKVIKLGDAATLELNASLFPQSTPEFCEILKMAGGPLRPSVFHWRELRIITPSSAGVIMVWELTQDLASNQRLSRDRVKIISLQEHPITALAVVDNCIVTGDTRGHINFYDENMLLLTWFTQLNLDPIVSISFSKEFAREYLEDASVDNKPVLGRNLVVSSSTSTVVHVNVEKGTWRVLLQENCDPLHAVACHPKQPVVVMGNQSGILKVWDYQRKRTIRRTVLEKEIQCVTIDPQGRYLAVGFASGAVHFLDVDTLQSDPKECFDYPPDSISHMSFSHDSNYLATVDVGKAVTLFRMQPPLWIYLGRYRSHYKPITDLLFGVHRDSAKPRLFTLGVDRLLVEYDVERSNVGQLVILGSKRLEQSAVPKCMTWYPPLSAEELLVVASDQYKMKLFNSTSKTCRKTLLGPSYGSPVKKIGILPTSADNASGSYYMAYVTDDKVGLQILPLDGNPYKSQAVVCHPTGVSAFAYSHDGLFVFTAGGSDCTVLSWQISHSALEGAAALGGKELTPYYTLLEGGRNGEFYREIEDFFYYCQIHNQGLDSMETRQLSPKIPLTELPSLMRALAYFPTEQEVENMLNEVKLGQYAETGEYITDINLEELIKLYVNHRPAFGISADELATAFEVLGDAVGPAGLPILHRDRMLELLQVRGEAMTDDELAECFTALLGLFEVKEEESPEVDFSKSENVSQEYALESVIPEEISVEIFTSHILGFPSSSSSSSSSSSQSLTLKRGHKASEQPLDDI from the exons ATGGCTGAAGCACAGGGTCCCGAGCCCACCCCAAAACGTTATCCGAGCGACACTGACAAACTAAGGCTAAGCAGGGAGTCTCAAGTCTACACTGCCACCAGAGAAACCCTTTTCGCACAGGAGACCACGCACAGTAGAATGCATGCATTG tcACTTGATTGGGTCTCTGGGGTGAATTCCTCTCTTCCGGTGTACGTTCTGCAAGACCACAGTCAGCTGGTGTTCCTGTATGCCGGAGCTCACGTCGCGATCGTTTACAACCACACCACCAACTCCCAGCACATACTCCAG GGTCACTGCTCCCCCATTTCGTGCATGTGTGTCAGCGAAGACCGACGCTGGATCGCGACGGCGGACCAGAACGAGAAAAGCACAGTCATACTGTGGGATTCATACTCTGG CATTCCTGTTCATACGTTGTTCGACTGCCATCCTGACGGGGGAGTCATTGCCATTGGGTTTTCGGGGGACGCTAAACAGCTGGTGACACTCGGAAAGGAAAGAGAGCAG tgtgtgtgtatctggGATTGGACCAACGACTCCAATGAAGCGCTGTGGCTCACCGAGCTCAGCCCTGAGTATGGTTATCAA AATCACATaatttttaacccaaaaaatagcactcagttgCTGAGCAGCAGTGAAAGCCAAGTGTTGTTTTACAGCACG GCACAGAGAAGTTTGCAATATGTTCCCCTCAAGGTTATTAAG CTGGGTGACGCGGCCACCCTGGAACTGAACGCGTCTCTCTTCCCTCAATCCACGCCTGAGTTCTGCGAAATCCTCAAAATGGCCGGCGGGCCTCTGAGACCGTCCGTTTTCCACTGGCGAGAGCTCCGAATAATTACCCCGTCGAGCGCGGGCGTCATTATGGTCTGGGAGCTCACGCAGGACCTGGCCTCTAACCAAAGGCTGAGCCGAGACCGAGTGAAGATCATCTCTCTGCAGGAGCATCCCATCACCGCGCTGGCTGTGGTAGACAA CTGCATTGTCACCGGGGACACACGAGGCCACATCAACTTTTACGATGAAAACATGCTGCTCCTGACCTGGTTCACCCAGTTGAACCTGGACCCCATTGTCTCTATTTCCTTTTCTAAAGAGTTTGCAAGAGAATATCTGGAAGACGCCTCTGTGGATAACAAGCCAGTACTTGGGAG GAACCTTGTAGTGTCCTCATCAACCTCCACGGTCGTTCACGTGAACGTGGAAAAAGGCACGTGGCGGGTCCTGTTGCAGGAGAACTGCGACCCTCTCCACGCCGTGGCCTGCCATCCCAAACAGCCTGTCGTAGTCATGGGCAACCAGAGCGGCATTTTAAAGGTTTGGGACTACCAGCGGAAGCGGACCATCCGCAGGACCGTTTTAGAGAAAGAGATCCAGTGTGTCACCATTGACCCACAAG GACGTTACCTGGCGGTGGGTTTTGCAAGCGGAGCCGTTCACTTTCTGGATGTCGACACTTTACAAAGCGATCCCAAGGAGTGTTTCGATTACCCCCCAGACAGCATCAGCCACATGAGTTTTTCACATGACTCCAACTACCTTGCCACTGTA GATGTGGGGAAGGCGGTGACGTTGTTCCGCATGCAGCCACCTCTGTGGATATACTTGGGCAGGTACCGCTCCCACTACAAGCCCATTACGGACCTCCTGTTTGGGGTGCACCGGGACAGCGCCAAGCCCAGACTGTTCACGCTGGGTGTGGACCGTCTGCTG GTGGAGTACGACGTGGAGAGGAGCAACGTGGGCCAGCTGGTCATTCTGGGCTCCAAGCGCCTTGAGCAGAGTGCGGTGCCCAAGTGCATGACCTGGTACCCGCCTCTTAGTGCTGAGGAGTTACTGGTGGTCGCCTCAGACCAATACAAGATGAAGCTTTTCAACAGTACCTCCAAGACGTGCAG AAAGACTCTCCTCGGGCCATCATACGGAAGCCCCGTTAAGAAAATCGGGATTCTACCGACGTCTGCAGACAACGCGAGCGGCTCGTATTACATGGCGTACGTCACAGACGACAAG GTTGGCTTGCAGATCCTGCCTCTGGACGGCAACCCCTACAAGTCCCAAGCGGTGGTCTGCCATCCGACCGGCGTGTCGGCCTTCGCCTACTCCCACGACGGACTCTTTGTTTTCACCGCAGGGGGATCTGACTGCACTGTCCTGTCGTGGCAGATAAGTCACAG TGCCCTGGAGGGAGCAGCGGCTTTGGGAGGAAAGGAGCTGACACCGTATTATACTCTTTTAGAGGGAGGCAGGAATGGAGAATTCTACAGG GAAATCGAGGACTTCTTCTATTACTGCCAAATTCACAATCAAGGCCTGGATTCTATGGAGACACGTCAGCTCTCTCCCAAAATCCCTCTGACAGAATTGCCTTCCCTGATGCGGGCTTTGGCTTACTTCCCTACTGAACAAGAG GTTGAAAACATGCTGAACGAGGTGAAGTTGGGCCAGTACGCAGAAACGGGAGAGTACATCACGGACATCAACCTGGAGGAGTTGATCAAACTGTACGTCAACCACCGGCCTGCTTTTGGCATCTCGGCAGATGAGCTGGCCACAGCCTTTGAGGTCCTCGGCGATGCTGTCGGCCCCGCGGGGCTGCCCATTCTGCATAGAGACCGGATGCTGGAGCTCCTGCAAGTCCGAg GGGAAGCCATGACAGACGATGAGCTGGCAGAGTGTTTCACTGCGCTGTTAGGCCTCTTTGAAGTGAAAGAGGAGGAAAGTCCTGAGGTCGACTTCTCTAAATCTGAAA atgTGAGCCAAGAATACGCACTGGAGAGTGTGATCCCAGAGGAGATATCCGTGGAGATATTTACAAGTCACATCCTAGGCTtcccatcctcatcatcctcatcatcatcatcatcatcgcagTCACTGACGctcaagagaggacacaaagctTCAGAGCAACCGCTTGATGACATCTGA
- the cfap251 gene encoding cilia- and flagella-associated protein 251 isoform X2: MAEAQGPEPTPKRYPSDTDKLRLSRESQVYTATRETLFAQETTHSRMHALSLDWVSGVNSSLPVYVLQDHSQLVFLYAGAHVAIVYNHTTNSQHILQGHCSPISCMCVSEDRRWIATADQNEKSTVILWDSYSGIPVHTLFDCHPDGGVIAIGFSGDAKQLVTLGKEREQCVCIWDWTNDSNEALWLTELSPEYGYQNHIIFNPKNSTQLLSSSESQVLFYSTAQRSLQYVPLKVIKLGDAATLELNASLFPQSTPEFCEILKMAGGPLRPSVFHWRELRIITPSSAGVIMVWELTQDLASNQRLSRDRVKIISLQEHPITALAVVDNCIVTGDTRGHINFYDENMLLLTWFTQLNLDPIVSISFSKEFAREYLEDASVDNKPVLGRNLVVSSSTSTVVHVNVEKGTWRVLLQENCDPLHAVACHPKQPVVVMGNQSGILKVWDYQRKRTIRRTVLEKEIQCVTIDPQGRYLAVGFASGAVHFLDVDTLQSDPKECFDYPPDSISHMSFSHDSNYLATVDVGKAVTLFRMQPPLWIYLGRYRSHYKPITDLLFGVHRDSAKPRLFTLGVDRLLVEYDVERSNVGQLVILGSKRLEQSAVPKCMTWYPPLSAEELLVVASDQYKMKLFNSTSKTCRKTLLGPSYGSPVKKIGILPTSADNASGSYYMAYVTDDKVGLQILPLDGNPYKSQAVVCHPTGVSAFAYSHDGLFVFTAGGSDCTVLSWQISHSALEGAAALGGKELTPYYTLLEGGRNGEFYREIEDFFYYCQIHNQGLDSMETRQLSPKIPLTELPSLMRALAYFPTEQEPLLGVASKFTYGTSSVK, encoded by the exons ATGGCTGAAGCACAGGGTCCCGAGCCCACCCCAAAACGTTATCCGAGCGACACTGACAAACTAAGGCTAAGCAGGGAGTCTCAAGTCTACACTGCCACCAGAGAAACCCTTTTCGCACAGGAGACCACGCACAGTAGAATGCATGCATTG tcACTTGATTGGGTCTCTGGGGTGAATTCCTCTCTTCCGGTGTACGTTCTGCAAGACCACAGTCAGCTGGTGTTCCTGTATGCCGGAGCTCACGTCGCGATCGTTTACAACCACACCACCAACTCCCAGCACATACTCCAG GGTCACTGCTCCCCCATTTCGTGCATGTGTGTCAGCGAAGACCGACGCTGGATCGCGACGGCGGACCAGAACGAGAAAAGCACAGTCATACTGTGGGATTCATACTCTGG CATTCCTGTTCATACGTTGTTCGACTGCCATCCTGACGGGGGAGTCATTGCCATTGGGTTTTCGGGGGACGCTAAACAGCTGGTGACACTCGGAAAGGAAAGAGAGCAG tgtgtgtgtatctggGATTGGACCAACGACTCCAATGAAGCGCTGTGGCTCACCGAGCTCAGCCCTGAGTATGGTTATCAA AATCACATaatttttaacccaaaaaatagcactcagttgCTGAGCAGCAGTGAAAGCCAAGTGTTGTTTTACAGCACG GCACAGAGAAGTTTGCAATATGTTCCCCTCAAGGTTATTAAG CTGGGTGACGCGGCCACCCTGGAACTGAACGCGTCTCTCTTCCCTCAATCCACGCCTGAGTTCTGCGAAATCCTCAAAATGGCCGGCGGGCCTCTGAGACCGTCCGTTTTCCACTGGCGAGAGCTCCGAATAATTACCCCGTCGAGCGCGGGCGTCATTATGGTCTGGGAGCTCACGCAGGACCTGGCCTCTAACCAAAGGCTGAGCCGAGACCGAGTGAAGATCATCTCTCTGCAGGAGCATCCCATCACCGCGCTGGCTGTGGTAGACAA CTGCATTGTCACCGGGGACACACGAGGCCACATCAACTTTTACGATGAAAACATGCTGCTCCTGACCTGGTTCACCCAGTTGAACCTGGACCCCATTGTCTCTATTTCCTTTTCTAAAGAGTTTGCAAGAGAATATCTGGAAGACGCCTCTGTGGATAACAAGCCAGTACTTGGGAG GAACCTTGTAGTGTCCTCATCAACCTCCACGGTCGTTCACGTGAACGTGGAAAAAGGCACGTGGCGGGTCCTGTTGCAGGAGAACTGCGACCCTCTCCACGCCGTGGCCTGCCATCCCAAACAGCCTGTCGTAGTCATGGGCAACCAGAGCGGCATTTTAAAGGTTTGGGACTACCAGCGGAAGCGGACCATCCGCAGGACCGTTTTAGAGAAAGAGATCCAGTGTGTCACCATTGACCCACAAG GACGTTACCTGGCGGTGGGTTTTGCAAGCGGAGCCGTTCACTTTCTGGATGTCGACACTTTACAAAGCGATCCCAAGGAGTGTTTCGATTACCCCCCAGACAGCATCAGCCACATGAGTTTTTCACATGACTCCAACTACCTTGCCACTGTA GATGTGGGGAAGGCGGTGACGTTGTTCCGCATGCAGCCACCTCTGTGGATATACTTGGGCAGGTACCGCTCCCACTACAAGCCCATTACGGACCTCCTGTTTGGGGTGCACCGGGACAGCGCCAAGCCCAGACTGTTCACGCTGGGTGTGGACCGTCTGCTG GTGGAGTACGACGTGGAGAGGAGCAACGTGGGCCAGCTGGTCATTCTGGGCTCCAAGCGCCTTGAGCAGAGTGCGGTGCCCAAGTGCATGACCTGGTACCCGCCTCTTAGTGCTGAGGAGTTACTGGTGGTCGCCTCAGACCAATACAAGATGAAGCTTTTCAACAGTACCTCCAAGACGTGCAG AAAGACTCTCCTCGGGCCATCATACGGAAGCCCCGTTAAGAAAATCGGGATTCTACCGACGTCTGCAGACAACGCGAGCGGCTCGTATTACATGGCGTACGTCACAGACGACAAG GTTGGCTTGCAGATCCTGCCTCTGGACGGCAACCCCTACAAGTCCCAAGCGGTGGTCTGCCATCCGACCGGCGTGTCGGCCTTCGCCTACTCCCACGACGGACTCTTTGTTTTCACCGCAGGGGGATCTGACTGCACTGTCCTGTCGTGGCAGATAAGTCACAG TGCCCTGGAGGGAGCAGCGGCTTTGGGAGGAAAGGAGCTGACACCGTATTATACTCTTTTAGAGGGAGGCAGGAATGGAGAATTCTACAGG GAAATCGAGGACTTCTTCTATTACTGCCAAATTCACAATCAAGGCCTGGATTCTATGGAGACACGTCAGCTCTCTCCCAAAATCCCTCTGACAGAATTGCCTTCCCTGATGCGGGCTTTGGCTTACTTCCCTACTGAACAAGAG CCTTTGCTTGGTGTTGCGAGCAAGTTCACATACGGCACCTCTTCAGTGAAGTGA
- the LOC133400185 gene encoding zinc finger protein OZF-like: MKMSKKQLCRATEGKERQWPQRETVSSTQIDQDVQQPIGRQQEHRQTSHVKEEEEDPQLSHVNEEEQNPESQHVKEEEPEHPHVKEEEEDPEPLYIKVEKEETDVSKLPLTGVSGESKDKDKSPEWSQLHHRSPRGAHCGGPPPDHLLAPLSDSDDMEGPLRGEADCEGDDTPWKCSERERTLAIKESSQMRPKLFTCSVCGKGFAKKQHMMTHMRTHTGEKPFSCSTCGKTFSQKPHLESHMRTHTGEKPFTCSFCCKTFSQKENMESHMRIHTGEKPYTCSTCGKTFSQKPYLVSHIRTHTGEKPFPCPFCGKTFSRKEHVKSHMKMHTGEKPFSCSLCDKTFSHKSNLVAHMRRHTGKNALRCSVCHKTFSRKEHVESHMRTHTGDKPFRCFECGESYALRANLTAHIQTHNQEKIDVLQE, from the exons atgaaaatgtcaaaaaagcaACTTTGTCGAGCCACAGAGGGAAAAGAGCGTCAATGGCCACAACGGGAGACCGTTTCCTCCACTCAAATTGACCAAG ATGTCCAGCAGCCGATTGGTCGTCAGCAGGAGCATCGGCAGACCTCCCACgttaaagaggaggaggaggatccACAGCTTTCCCATGTTAATGAGGAAGAGCAGAATCCGGAGTCCCAGCACGTCAAAGAGGAGGAGCCAGAACACCCCCAtgtgaaagaggaagaggaggatccaGAGCCCCTCTACATTAAGGTAGAAAAGGAGGAGACCGACGTCAGCAAATTGCCACTGACTGGTGTCTCTGGGGAAagtaaagacaaagacaaatcaCCTGAGTGGTCACAGCTGCATCATCGCAGCCCAAGGGGCGCCCACTGTGGAGGACCACCCCCAGACcacctcttagctccactgtcagacAGTGATGACATGGAAGGACCTTTGAGGGGTGAGGCAGACTGTGAAGGTGACGACACACCGTGGAAATGCTCTGAAAGGGAAAGGACTCTGGCCATCAAGGAAAGTTCACAAATGCGTCCAAAACTTtttacctgctcagtttgtggtaaaggttttgctaaaaaacaacatatgatgacacacatgagaacacacacaggcgaAAAACCCTTCAGTTGCTCAACTTGTGGTAAAACCTTCTCTCAAAAGCCACATCTGGAatcacacatgagaacacacacaggcgaAAAACCCTTTACTTGCTCATTTTGCTGTAAAACATtctcacaaaaagaaaatatggaatCACACATGAGAAtccacacaggagaaaaaccatATACCTGCTCAacttgtggtaaaacattctcTCAAAAGCCATATCTGGTATCACACATAAGAACAcatacaggagaaaaaccctttccTTGCCCattttgtggtaaaacattctcTCGAAAGGAACATGTGAAATCACACATGAAAAtgcacacgggagaaaaaccctttagttgctcaTTGTGCGATAAAACATTCTCTCATAAGTCAAATCTTGTCGCACACATGAGAAGACACACAGGAAAAAACGCCCTGAGGTGTTCAGTTTGCCATAAAACATTCTCTCGAAAGGAACATGTGGAATcacacatgagaacgcacacgGGAGATAAACCCTTTCGTTGCTTTGAGTGTGGCGAAAGCTATGCTCTTAGGGCCAATTTGActgcacacatacaaacacacaaccaggAGAAAATCGATGTTTTACAGGAGTGA